DNA from Electrophorus electricus isolate fEleEle1 chromosome 5, fEleEle1.pri, whole genome shotgun sequence:
AAACGGCTTTCCTAAGGCAAGTTGGTGCACTCACCTTTGGGTAAATAAAGCTTGACACCTTACCCTGCACTTGGACAGTAGGAAAAATGACACGGCAGTTTGCTGAGAATGTACTGTGAATGTTATTGGGGCAGAGCATGACAATGTGAGGACAGGCAAATCGATAGTGTCATGGAGAGATAccgagagaaagggggagaatggagagagcgagagagagattgttcTTTGATTCCTGAGCTTCTCTGAACAAGGTTTAGCAAAAATGACACAGCAATTTTCAGGCAAAGCATTGTGCTGAAGTCATTCAGGGAGACAGATATCCtagacggagagagacagacagacaaatccCTGTACTTCTCCagcaaagcccctccccccatttttgctttgttaaacGATCCCCCACTTCCGCCCCCCCCCGTAGTCTCTCTTCCCCAGTTACCTGCCAAGCGATCACAAAGTGCAGCAGACAAAAAAGTGAAGCATGAAGTTCGCTGGCGTGAGCAAGGACGGGCAAATACCTGgtgcttctgctgctgctgcttgctGAGGTTGCGGCAGTAGCTGTTGTACTTGACGATTTCTTGGCTCATTTCATCCACGCGGTCCATCAGCAGCTGCAGACTCTTCTCCAGATGGTTACTACGGTTGCAGATGGACACCCAGCTTAGTCAAAGCGAGCGAGCCTAAGAAACACAGTCCACTGAACAGCCGAGCACGTTCTCCCCACAGCAGCGTCctcttcaattaaaaaaaaataaaaatcccacCAGACAAAATTAAGATTTATCTGATGTGAACTAGGGTCTTCTCTGTGGACCCAAGGGTCGGGGAAGAGCTCCAGTCGCGGTCTCAGGAGAGCGAGGACACCTCCCACACCTCCAGCCAAACCTCACCCGTCACACATTTCCCTCCACTGTGATCTAAAACTTTTACGAATAATTTACTAAGTAGGAGAAAGTAGCTTGCTGTTTAATTAACCATTTTTGAGATCACTGTATAATTACAGCCATCTTCAGCTGCTGACCACCCACGGTTCACTGAACTCTCCCTGGTAAACGCTTTCGAGCTCGGTGGTTGTGGACTGGCGTATATGCTCCCTGGGCCTCTTGGTATTTGCTTAGAGAGGAAAAGGGCATCACTGTGCACATTAAGAGAGAAATTACGCCCTGAATGCATTAGCATTCTCTGGCTGACATGAGGGAGGCTGTAAAAATCTACAAGTGTGACTATTAGACACACCAGGTCTTACAACGCTTTGAATTGCAGGTAGATTAGATAGGTTTATTGATtgagagatagatagagtgtgtgtgtgtgagatgtgtaagTGCgcgagtgtgtaagagaggcacagagagaccATAATTAGCTTAGCAATTTGTCCATTCTAGAAATGTGCAACTAGCTTGACAGCCCATGTGAGATAAACTGACTGTAGTTATATGCATAATTCAGACTCTTGtaagtacatttgtgtgtgcagctaCAAACGTTGCTACTGTATCTGGTACAGTTGAGGTTCAAAAATGGAGGACATTGCTTTTCTTGTTACGCTGTTACGATTTATGTGCTTGCTTTAGGTCCTAGAGACCAGAACATGGATTTATAAAACTGGGTTGTGCTGCCTCTCTAGCGCTGCCCCAAATTGTGCGTGGACATGCATTATAAGAGATCATGGTTTTGTCAGGCTTTGGAGAGTGCATTGCTGAGATATACAACACCAGAGATGCTCCTTAAAGATCTATTCTTGGATCACACACATTCGGTCAGCAAACGCAGCCCCTAACCGTTGCCTGTGAGAACCGACTCTTTCATAACTGGCCTATGCTATCCGCTCGCTAATACCTTGGGAAATAAAGATCAACATTTAACAAACGTGGCAGGTCCAGAAGTGACTTTTTTAACAAGGTGCCATTTATCTATTAACATTAGCTGGGAAAAGTGTTTTCATCACTAGCGGTACAGGTCTCTAACCGCTGACCTTTGACCACTGCTTTGCCATCTCATTTACCACTCTGACAAAGTCATGAAATATTAGACTTTTTGCCGTTGCAGAGTAAGCGGTGTCTAATTAGATAGTTAATGAAACTaaaaaggaaaggagaagaAACCAAAACTAACATGCATGACAGCTAAACTAATTCAGCTTGCTTGGTATTTAGAAGCAAGCAATTAAAGACCGAAGGGGTAAAATGTTAGCGTACCTAGCCAATTAGCTATCTTATTGAAGTTTATTGTGTGTACTCTCAGTGTCTGTGAGCTCATGGTCAATAGTAGCTTGTACTTTGCTGTTACTGAAGACTGGTGAGCAGTGCTTTAAGAGACTGAGAATGGTGTGGCAGGCTTATACTGTGCAACTGCTCTGTCACGACTGGCTCTATATAAGTGAGCAGGAAAACTGAGCGACTTGTCTTCAGCACGTGTGCGCATTGGCGTGGTTTCTCCTCATTTCGCCCGGCTCCTGACCTTCTCACAGACTGTCTATCCAGTACCATCATCTGGAAAACGGAACGAGGATTAAAACGGGAAGACTCCATACTGGCACCGGCCCACGGACAGAGTCTCTTAAATAAACTGGGCAGTCCGATTCGCTTGTCAGGCTAAAAAGTAAGGAACTCTCTGCTCATACTTTACTCCAAGCTGCAGTTCCCATTACGTCTGACCGTGACAGTACCACTGGCATTCTTCCCCCTGACAAACACCTCAGCTCTCGTTACACTGGGGACTCTCACTATGACTGTGACTCATTCTGCTGGGGGCTGTACAAACAGGATAAAACAGGTactaaataacaacaacactCATTTATCACTATTATTCAGTTGTAGTCCAGCTGGCTGCTCTGGGATTCCTGTTTGCCACCCCTGCTCGTGAATGTATGGTGGATTCTGCTGGACAGACTGAGTAGCTACGCGTGCTGCGCTCTGACCTGCTGGACAGACTGAGTAGCTACGCGTGCTGCGCTCTGACCTGCTGGACAGACTGAGTAGCTACGCGTGCTGCGCTCTGACCTGCTGGACAGACTGAGTAGCTACGCGTGCTGCGCTCTGACCTGCTGGACAGACTGAGTAGCTACGCGTGCTGCGCTCTGACCTGCTGGACAGACTGAGTAGCTACGCAAGCTGCGCTCTGACCTGCTGGACAGACTGAGTAGCTACGCGTGCTGCGCTCTGACCTGCTGGACAGACTGAGTAGCTCATGTTTGTCAGCCATAGTgctcttctcctccagctcccacATCAGCACGTTCATCAGATGGGAGTTCTTGATGACGATGGGCACCTCCTCGAACATGTGCTCATAGCCGATGTTCGCCTTCTTCAGCCTGTGAACGGGAAGAGACGCGAGAGTGTTTACCACTGGCCTACAATAAAGGTAAACACTCGCCAAATTACTCATTACACTCCGAAAATCAATAACCCTCTTCAGTTCTGAGACCTGCACGCACACGGAGTAGATGTAGGCCACCGAACGCAATGCGCAGATTCCAAATATGTTCAGTACAGGGCACCCAGACCCATAAAGACCAAGGTCATCAAAGTCCAGTGAAGTAGCTTTAATATTTCCGCGaggatccttttttttttacctgcagCCTATTGTGTCAGTGCTTCAGCCATGCAACAGGAACAGCCGCTGTTGCTACGTGCCTGGATTTGCTCCGCCGTGTCCCCACCGTTCCTTTGCTGCAAGCTCATCCCATTACACTTGTGTCTCCTCGCAATTTAAAAGCAATTACCGGAAGGGCGAAGCTGGAAACTTTGTGCGGGGGTTAGTTTGGCCGGGACAGATGACTAACCCCACCGAGTCTACATCAGCACCAttctgaggttttttttttttttgctgttgtttttttactcgCTCGCTGACGACCTGTGCGGCGgcggcaggggggggggggggggggggggggggggggggagtggctAGCTACGTGCCTTTTTATCCATCTCGCCAACAAAGTAAGCAGAACAGGACAGACTGAATGCCCCTGACAGGGGCAGATTTGGTCCTGCCTTCATGTTCCCTTTTGGGAGTGTGACTGTCAGTTACGGTTTCATGCATTGCCGTGTGGTTTAGGGAACACATATCCTGAGATGATCCCTTCAAACCTGTGTTCAgtcgtgcgtgtttgtgtgtgagagagtgagagcgtgCACGTACACAGGAGTGCGGGCGAGTTGCTTACCCCTCTGGGGAGAAGTCTTTCTCTTTACAAATCTCCATCAGTTTAGGTGTTAGCCTGTATGCCTTGAGGCACAGTGAGCCTTGCGCCGTCTTGAGGGGATCTACAAAAGAGAGACGTTATAGAGTGGCACTGTTGTCGTCTCCGCACACAGCCAGCCATTACGGCTCTCCGTCTCCTCAACTCCCACCCAAGGCAGCAAAGCATTATAAATATCGATGAATCTTCCTGAAGACCGTGCAGTAAATCAGCACAACGGTAAAGCCATCTTTTACAATTAGTATTAAAATCCTTTCTGCTTGCAGACATGCATCCCAATACTCACTCTGATCACTCCTGTTTTTGGACACAACAAAAAGTGCTTCCCAATAACAGGAACTAGAAGCAAAACTGAACGACGTGACATTCTGCACTGCCACGGTGACCAGCTGTCTAGGGAGTTCAAACGCCTGGATGACTAAGTGAATGTTATGAAAAGGTCTTAAATGTATCGCGTTTTGTTTGTGGACAGCAAGGAAATACGCTAACATGACAGAAAGGTCAAAAAAAGGAAACCACCGCAGAAACCACTGCCGTCTCGAACGTCCGCGCTCCTTCACGGAGGcgtttaattcattttttgaCAAACCAATCTCAAGCACGGGACCAGAAAGGTCACACGGCACGGGCCTCCTCTCGTCTCCTGAGAAGGCAGAGGCCACAGGGGCTGGCGGCGGTTTTAGTAATCGAGTTGTAACTGAATTAATGCGGTCAGCAGGAAGGCCTTAAACACTTCcgatgtctttatggacctggGACTTCACAGCTGCTTCTTCGACGCCGCCTGGATTGGCCCTGCCTGTTCCCTTAAGCCACCCTCCCGACACGGGTCGGCAGCCAaagggaacaaaaacaaacaaacaaacaaaaaaaacgtaTGCTGTGTTCCGAGAGGGGTGATGGATCGACACGCTATGAGCAGCTCGATGGAAGATGATGCAAAGAAAAGATGAAGTCAACCCTAACGAGTCGTTAGAAATCGGCCGACCACGATCATGGCCCGTTTTGCACGACCCCGTTTTATTTGGTCGCTTACACACACAATGGCATTCCCCAGTTTGTTTAACCAGGGAAACTAATAAAACAGGCCCAAAAAACCCACACTGCAACACCAGGCCAACCCCATGCATATGCAAGAGGACCTTGTGGTCTTTTCTCAAGTTCCTTGCTTGTGATTATGGGGCACGTCGGTGCCGGGTTTTTCGGAGGTTTTCTTCCAGGGCTCTTTAATATGGCAGCGTGCATTATTAATGCTTCATAAAAGAGGCTGCGATTATGGATGCGGAGGTGTAGCCGGGAGCCCGCAGCATGCTGCTCGGGTCGCCCCTCTGGAGGACCACGGGAGCAGCTGTGCCTGACCGCCAAAACGCCACATTCCTGCCTCTCGTTATACAACTGCCCTACTGAAAGGGCTAAATTAATTGTGCTGGAAATACAACATTTTTCCATACATCAAAAAACGTATCACAATTACATCAGTGCTATAACATTAATGGGATAATGTGGCCATCAAGAAACCAAAGCCAACAGCACCATTTAGCATTTCTGGCCAAGCTCTATTCTCTTTTACATAGCTACCATGCTACTCCACCAGATTTCAGTCATTTACCAAAATGGCTTGTGTAAAGACATCACTGAAGGCATACTGGGATCACTAATTATGGTCGGATTCCAGGTGAGGTAACTACCACTCCTGAGACGTTGCACGGGAATTTAGTCTGCAGGTGTTGCTGTGTGCACCTCTGCCTATAAATCCTGGGAGGCAGTACGCTTGCTcagcaatgagagagagagagagaagcacctTACCATAAATGAGCACCACGGACTCTTCGATGGCGTGCTGGTAGCTGAACTGGGAGTCCAGCAGAGCTCTGCTCACGAAAGAGCCGTAATACGTGGACTGGTACCAGCCAACGTGCAGGTGGTCAATGTTGACATGACGGAGGCTCCTCATCATCTCCATCTGGTACTGAActggagaggggggaggggggggggaatgggGTTAATTCATGTCCAATTACAGTTCTAGGAAAAACAGAGCTAGACATCTCCCGGACAATTTcttggtttgggggggggggggggggggttaggctACATGTGAGAGCAGGAACCTGGCCTTCCTGACCCTAAACTAGTATCCACATGCCTCTAAATAACGAATGTTTCTCTCCCAAAAATCATAATCCAGATCATCAATCAACACGAAATATCATAAATGACGGTGAAACGGAGATCGAGTCAACGCCATCTCCTCACATTTTGGGAATTAACAGGAAACACCATCCTAAACTGCATATGTGGAATAATACGAGACTGTTATTACCAGTGTTCAGATCCAAggtgaacagagacagagagagagagcgcactgAGAACTAGCAAACGAGCAAGTGAacgagagagacagcaggagcgCATCAGAAAGAAACACGGAGCATGAGAGCGAAAGAAAGCGAGGGTGTATTTGTCATCGCTGCCAAACAAAAGGGTGAAGAGGACAGAGGCGTGAACTTTAACGACGCTTCACACACGAGGCGCGCATCATCTCGCTTCCCTGGTCGAGACGAGGGGCGCATGCTGAGGAAACGCCACGTTGGCAGAAAAGAAGGATAAATAACTGCATAtgcctcaaaacacacacacacacacacacacacacacagcagctttcTGTCAGGAGCGGCAGCAGACCGCTGTGGACGAGGCACTGTGGGAGAGGGGGCAGCATAAAGGGCAGCTGCCCCCCGTTGATTTTTTTGGAAGCGAATAGCTGGAATTTATAATGAGCAGCTTAACAGGCCGTGCTTGGATCTCTCCCAGAGGCCACGGAGGAGGAAGGATGGAAGGAGCGGAGCGGGAGGAGGACAGGGAGAGACGGAACATTCGTCACGCTCCTCTTCCACAGACGCCGACAGGCTGATGGGCTGTCAGGCGCCTGAGAAGGAGCCCGAGAGGATTCCATTTCCGCTGGATGAGAACTGGAACAGAGAGGGCCAGCGAGGGGAGGAAGAGACACAGGGACGACACGTCCTCCCGAAGACATGAGGAGAGGACGCAGGAGAGGACCAGAGTGGCGTCGGTCTTGCTCGCTGGGCGCATTAAACACGGCAAAACGGAAGCATAGGGACGACAAAGTCCAAAAAGATGAGCACTACGCACAAAAACGCGCTGGCCGGCGGGCTGTGCCTGGTGCCGACCGTGTCCGGGTCCGACTAGAAAACACTCCGAGGGCTTAAATGAGGTGGTAGAGCCGTGCCAGTCCCAGCGCGTCACCACATAGACAACAAAACCCCTGCAAAAATGGAAGACAGGCTGATGGGAGAGCGCGGGGCAGACCAGGCGCTGAAATTGGTCTGGGCTCGACGACGAGCCTGCCATGCGAGTATGCCAGGCATCCCCGCGGAGACGGAAATGTTTGACACACAGAGACGTGTGGCGCCTGCCGCGGCCACGGGGGAGCTCtcgctgcacacacacacaggaaaccaaTGCCCATAAAGGCAAGAGCAATACCTGTGTCTCTGCACTGGGCTCACAATGCTGCATATCCATTGTGATAAGGGTGTGTAATAACACTCTTACAGTTTCTCACACTATGTTTAGGTGCTCTAGTCACCAGCTGAAGCTCTCCAGTAGGCAATAATATTCCAGTGAGAAAAGAACCACTTATAATCATAAAAAACAACTTCGCTGAGACATTTCTTTTCCCAGTTCGTGTCCCATTTTTTCATCTCTGTTCAATGACTGGTGGCTGGTCTTCACATCGTAACAATATAACGTTAATAATAGCAAATAAGAGTCCATCCACGTGGACGAAGCGGCGTgattttttaatcaatattgTTCGCTTTGGTGCAAAGAGAATTCACCCATCACCACATCTTAATGCTCCGACTCTGAATAGGAATGAGGCAGTGAGATGCAATTTACCATGGAACCCTTGGTTTTGTGCGAGCGGAGGGTGCGTGGGAGCGATATTTCAGATGCGCGATAGAAACAGGGTGAGTGATTTAAACTGCCAGGCCCCTGCTAGCACTGGAAGCCCTTAGCTTTCACCAAGAAAGCTATACTGACCAAGTAAACAAACCTAATggtgtgggggaaaaaattcCGATCTCCATGGTTGCATTAATTCCAAACGTCACGGAAGCACATTTGGTGACGTTCTTCCAGTTCTGGAATTTTCCCTGCTGGCGAGGCGCTCCCGAACCGAGCCAGCCGAGAACACACTGGCACACAGCATTAAAAAGTTACGTTAAAGGTGCTATTCATAAAATACAGTGGTGACTCTGCAAACCGATTTGCTAATTAGAAGAAAAACAGCTTAACAGCGGTTCTCCAAGCTTTGCGACTCATCCCGTGAAGCCGGTATAAACACAATGAGCTTTTAACAGAATAGTACATCAGGAAAGGCCAATGAAGCGTTTACATAATGTCAAGCTCCTAGTGCCTCATGCCAGCTTTCAGAGGTGATCGGTGCCTTGTGCATTTTGGGGTGAAGCACTACTTCTAGTCGATACGGGCCCAGGCCACAAATCAATCGGAGGCTAAACCGAGCTCAACAAGGGTCCCATGGAGACGCCCTCCACTGAGGTCCACCTTCTTTTGTGCATCGCGGAAgccatgaaaaagaaacaagtcTGCTTCCTCTGACCATTTAACAAAGTCACTGCAAACTGCGCAAGCACACGGAACCCTGCGATACCCCTATAAGGGATGGGCGGTCTGACGATTTTATATTGTGATCAAAGTGAGTGACATTTGATGTATTCCTTGTAAAACTTGGCCAGTAATAATGTGGTTCCATGCTACGTTCCCAAACCAACAGAATAACTGTCTACCAGATGGAAGTGCTGATTGGCCAAAATTATACCACGCGTCTCTACGAAGGCGAATATCCTTCATGCCCGTCATATTTGAGAAACAATCCAGAAACGGTTATCGCTGACCGACATGTTACAGCAGTCTGAAAAACACGATAAAAACAGCATGCAATGGAGGGGTGACTGAGGTGGTCACATTCTCTCGAGCTGAGGATACAGTGTCATTCAGAGCTGTGAGCAACATGGGATTTACAGGCCATGAGATGCACGGCGTGAGCTGCGAAGTCACAGATATGTTTTTGAACACCACCATACCCCATTTGTACAGGGAATGCGGACAGAGGAGTGCGGCACTAATACAGAACGTCGAATTTCTTGCAACGAGTGACTTATGATCCAGTCGTACATCTGAGCCAAACCGGAATGGGAACATCCGTTTTATTGACACTGCAATCTAAAGAGTACGTGTCTTCAAACAAACTACTCACACACTGGGGAGTTAACTGGCCATGACCTGAAGGAAGCAATAGAGGACTAGGGTGTCGGTGAAGGCCACACAGCCTGCATGGAGAACAGACCGAGGTGCAAATATGCTGAAGGCCTTGCAACTCGGCAACTGGACTCACCCGCCATGACTTGGGCACAGGCTGCATCTAGCTGTAGATAAAGAACACAAACTAGCCTTAAGCTAcatagggggaaaaaatactACTAAAAGTAGTAATAATATATGAATAGCAATTAGTAATAACAGCAGTAATAAGAGTAACTAATAATACACATTCCTAGGCAAAAAATCTGGACTCAAGCCAAACTTAAGGTTAAATGGTCCCAGCAACAAATCTttgaaaaaaccccaaatgttACCATTTGCTCATTACTGCAGTGAACAGCTGGAGTCAAAAGGTGGAAACAAAGAAATTCACTTCTATAGTCTTCTAGTACACAAAGAAACAATgggaaaaaaatcattaattaaaaaactaatACCAAGTTACAAAAAAAGTACATGAGAACATGAGGGCCCACTGGCTGAAGTAGATCACCTGCGTTGGCTTTATGTTTATAAGACAAAataattggtttgtttttatattaatgtatttatatttttctaattATAAATCCAGTAACTCTCA
Protein-coding regions in this window:
- the eif3ha gene encoding eukaryotic translation initiation factor 3 subunit H-A, producing the protein MATMAARKEPVAPAPCSLDSQVKRIQIDGLVVLKIIKHYQEEGQGSEVVQGVLLGLVVDDRLEITNCFPFPQHTEDDADFDEVQYQMEMMRSLRHVNIDHLHVGWYQSTYYGSFVSRALLDSQFSYQHAIEESVVLIYDPLKTAQGSLCLKAYRLTPKLMEICKEKDFSPEGLKKANIGYEHMFEEVPIVIKNSHLMNVLMWELEEKSTMADKHELLSLSSSNHLEKSLQLLMDRVDEMSQEIVKYNSYCRNLSKQQQQKHQYLQRRQQENAQRQSRGEPPLPEEDISKMFKPPPPPPRMDTLLIAGQINNYCQNVKEFTSQNLGKLFMAQALQHPSS